A region from the Branchiostoma lanceolatum isolate klBraLanc5 chromosome 2, klBraLanc5.hap2, whole genome shotgun sequence genome encodes:
- the LOC136427302 gene encoding voltage-dependent calcium channel subunit alpha-2/delta-2-like: MEFSIHRIKKAVVVLIIATTFLFVRPLRAVDRGNGQDWLWEGYSYNDDYYSYERDEGTITGDVQNWATMIENYFIQLATDGLKTSHIQKFYDQAGYAPESKDGNEIVRTVQEALGDYFSKKEAATRRIAEAVVQFHDEAYLKGQQDLPILSDLPLEIYRDADIPSRLPTPLKFSTYFKQHVNTSYSVVKISDEVPRDDNATVNTVVSTSGLDEVFRNNSKEDPLLRWQYFGSSNGLLRLYPGREWDTNFAGFYNDYDPRIRPWYIAATSGAKDVVVVLDCSHSMIGEKFDIAKAVSKTILNTLTKQDFVNVVCARASHWDETGRWHQYDTEVLSCQQNRLVPASTAHRKDLIQKIDGLQAGGTSEMKKGFEIAFELLSTTSRTTCQSLIVMVTDGKDMDGAKVRCGPGYYTRSGYVPGPKCRYDWRVVWDRVAELQETLRPKARIFSYLTVDDGEEFPGKLACDNRGSMKKLFDTNNIISQMENYFDFLSANVQTDQGRWTAPYLDAWGLGLMVTFTVPAISKITNKAIGVAGVDATLEEIENILVNDQWGSVYTFLINNEGETIFHPLLRPSTQLVDDPIFIPIRQLEMPNGKPEKFLEVEEAMKRGKRGSLYIKDAIRGIPKGDFQDGVKVIVGPATYYYTALNDSVYAFAFNLADTDKNFRHPKEPKKTPKIPNSYYNLLTAYNDSSVRGRFQEAWESLDVKFNERRYPKLYVSYEHSTFRLAPKCYCNPNEFLFDVDMAEETVDAHMFMNSNMTDEGCPNAKYEKNIRADVLITSQIEEIWRDRDFGGLGDVKWTYIGCRSGVFRTYPGHRSRRTYDPTGRPWYHRAITNPQKITISNAYLDAAGVGKVVTLSRAIFEGMPIPDQEECENATAMDKKLPGGCHCERNGECLSDYCYISESPGTNKHLPRCASDKVQAVGGLDILYNDFHEHIYGMMQSSDFKKSCGQNYTCPNGEPGCQTRCYLFDNFANLVTDQDFLSLSNLDEREYHRVSLGRKEGEVMMELIYKHKFFERKEQIDFQGACSVSPYSPKVTLEGIPTTPRSQDDYFRNKGPIPKFSNEFGCIQDVVGFLANVSALGPTKMIMGNISGPCTSGFYYVIALPRTNVFLLVIENWTNHKESLFYNFNCRIQNRIADSGAFRIINGTCAHTDDQNTLARPRKCPIVKDINIPCSYNTGTSTHLSLTVMIMLSTFTWMHTFIVDT; the protein is encoded by the exons ATGGAATTCTCCATCCATAGGATAAAAAAGGCCGTTGTTGTTCTAATTATCGCGACAACCTTCCTATTTGTGCGTCCTTTGCGTGCGGTAGATAGGGGCAATGGCCAGGATTGGCTATGGGAAGGATACAGCTACAACGATGATTATTATTCCTACGAACGAGACGAAGGGACCATCACAGGTGATGTGCAAAATTGGGCGACGATGATAGAAAATTATTTCATACAG TTGGCCACGGATGGGTTGAAGACGTCTCACATACAGAAGTTCTATGATCAGGCCGGGTACGCCCCGGAGTCGAAGGATGGGAACGAGATCGTGCGGACCGTACAGGAAGCTTTGGGCGATTACTTCAGCAAGAAAGAAGCGGCGACAAGG AGAATAGCAGAAGCAGTGGTCCAATTTCACGACGAGGCGTACTTAAAGGGTCAGCAGGACCTGCCCATACTGTCCGACCTGCCCCTGGAGATCTACAGAGATGCGGACATCCCCTCCAGACTTCCCACACCACTCAAGTTCAGCAC gtACTTCAAACAGCATGTTAACACCAGCTACAGCGTGGTGAAGATTTCTGACGAGGTTCCACGAGACGACAACGCTACTGTCAACACCGTGGTGTCCACATCCGGACTGGACGAGGTCTTCAGAAACAACTCAAAAGAAGATCCACTTCTCAg ATGGCAATACTTCGGGTCCAGTAACGGTCTCCTGAGGCTGTACCCGGGACGGGAGTGGGACACCAACTTTGCCGGCTTCTACAACGACTACGACCCGCGGATCCGTCCCTGGTACATCGCTGCCACCAGTGGGGCAAAGGACGTGGTAGTTGTCCTGGACTGCAG tcaCTCGATGATAGGAGAGAAGTTTGACATAGCCAAGGCGGTGTCCAAGACCATTCTGAATACCCTCACAAAGCAGGACTTCGTCAATGTCGTCTGCGCGAGAGCCAGTCACTGGGACGAGACTGGGAG GTGGCATCAGTACGACACGGAGGTCTTGAGCTGTCAACAGAACCGGTTGGTACCGGCTTCAACTGCCCACCGGAAGGACCTCATACAGAAAATAGACGGTCTACAAGCTGGTGGCACGAGTGAGATGAA gaaggggttcgAAATTGCATTTGAGCTTCTTTCGACAACGTCAAGaacaacctgtcaatcactCATCGTCATGGTAACGGACGGGAAGGACATGGACGGTGCCAAAGTCAGATGTGGTCCAG GGTACTACACCCGAAGTGGGTATGTTCCCGGTCCGAAGTGCCGCTACGATTGGCGAGTTGTGTGGGACCGGGTCGCAGAGCTACAAGAGACGCTGAGACCAAAG GCGAGAATCTTCAGCTACCTAACAGTAGACGACGGCGAAGAGTTCCCGGGGAAACTAGCCTGCGACAACCGCGGGTCCATGAAGAAACTCTTCGACACCAACAACATCATATCTCAGATGGAAAActactttgatttcttgtctgctAACGTCCAGACCGATCAGGGTCGATGGACTGCCCCGTATCTAGACGCCTGGGGCCTCGGACTTATGGTGACATTCACTGTACCTGCCATCAGTAAAATAACTAATAA GGCTATTGGTGTGGCAGGCGTGGACGCGACACTAGAGGAGATAGAGAACATCCTGGTTAACGACCAGTGGGGATCTGTTTACACCTTCCTCATCAACAACGAAGGGGAGACCATCTTCCACCCACTACTGAGGCCAAGCACACAG TTAGTAGACGACCCCATCTTCATCCCTATCCGCCAACTTGAGATGCCGAACGGTAAGCCGGAGAAGTTTCTGGAGGTGGAAGAGGCCATGAAGAGGGGGAAGAGGGGGTCACTGTACATCAAGGACGCCATCAGAGGCATCCCTAAG GGAGATTTTCAGGACGGAGTGAAGGTGATAGTGGGGCCGGCCACCTACTACTACACCGCACTCAACGACTCTGTCTACGCGTTCGCCTTTAACCTGGCGGACACTGACAAG AACTTCCGTCACCCGAAGGAACCGAAGAAAACACCCAAGATTCCTAACAGCTACTACAATCTTCTGACTGCTTACAATGACTCAAGTGTTAGGGGGAGGTTTCAAG AGGCTTGGGAAAGTCTTGATGTAAAGTTCAACGAGCGAAGATACCCAAAACTCTACGTCTCCTACGAGCACTCCACGTTCCGACTGGCCCCGAAGTGCTACTGCAACCCGAACGAGTTCCTGTTTGACGTGGACATGGCGGAAGAGACTGTCGACGCTCACATGTTCATGAACTCAAACATGACTGACGAGGGATGCCCTAATGCCAAATATGAGAAGAACATAAG GGCGGACGTATTGATAACGTCCCAGATAGAGGAGATTTGGAGAGACAGAGACTTCGGCGGTCTGGGTGACGTCAAGTGGACGTACATAGGGTGCCGCAGCGGCGTGTTCCGTACCTACCCTGGTCATAGATCAAGAAGGACGTACGATCCTACAGG ACGCCCCTGGTACCATCGCGCGATCACAAACCCGCAGAAGATCACCATCTCCAACGCCTACCTGGATGCTGCCGGGGTGGGTAAGGTAGTCACCCTATCACGGGCCATCTTTGAAGGGATGCCCATCCCTGACCAGGAGGAGTGCGAAAACGCCACAGCGATGGACAAAAAGCTACCTGGAGGGTGTCACTGTGAAAGAAATGGAGAATGTCTATCAG ATTACTGTTACATTAGTGAATCGCCGGGAACCAACAAACATCTTCCCCGATGCGCTTCCGACAAGGTGCAGGCGGTGGGAGGTCTGGATATCTTGTACAACGACTTCCACGAACATATCTACGGCATGATGCAGTCCAGCGACTTCAAAAAGTCCTGTGGACAAAATTACACCTGCCCAAATGGAGAGCCAGGCTGCCAAACCAG GTGCTATTTGTTTGACAACTTTGCCAACTTGGTAACCGACCAGGACTTCCTGTCGCTTAGCAACTTGGACGAACGAGAGTACCACAGGGTGTCCCTGGGCAGGAAGGAGGGGGAGGTCATGATGGAGCTTATCTACAAGCACAAATTCTTCGAGAGGAAAGAGCAGATCGATTTTCAAGGAGCATGCAGCGTCTCGCCATATTCCCCCAAG GTGACATTGGAGGGAATCCCCACGACACCACGAAGCCAAGATGACTACTTCAGAAACAAGGGTCCCATACCGAAGTTCTCCAACGAGTTTGGGTGCATACAGGACGTTGTGGGATTCCTAGCAAACGTGTCCGCATTAG GTCCTACAAAAATGATAATGGGGAACATATCAGGTCCGTGTACGTCAGGGTTCTACTACGTCATCGCTTTACCAAGGACAAACGTGTTTCTACTGGTTATTGAAAACTGGACCAATCACAAGGAGAGTCTGTTCTACAACTTCAACTGCCGCATTCAGAACAG GATTGCGGACTCTGGAGCCTTTAGGATCATCAACGGCACGTGTGCTCACACCGACGACCAGAACACATTGGCCCGGCCCAGAAAGTGTCCTATTGTCAAGGACATCAACATACCCTGCTCATACAACACAGGGACATCCACACATCTTTCACTTACTGTAATGATAATGTTATCTACTTTCACTTGGATGCACACGTTCATTGTTGATACTTAA